The genomic interval AGCAGCTAAACCATGAATGTACTGCACACACCAACCAAAGTTTCAATACAAACTTAAAGTCCCACTCCAAATAAAGGCACAAGCCTGTCTCTCTAACCAAAGTgtattaaactaaaagaaacagGAGAGTCATCATTATTAACACACAACGATTCAATGTAATTTGAATCTGAcaacaacaaataaaagaaGCTCAAGACTTTAACCTGAAGGATAAGACCAGCGAGAAGGTACTTCCAGTTGTCAGCGAGAAGACCTATCTCCGTCGCTATCTCAGAGCAAAACCTCTTCCATAgctattacataaataaataaataaaaaaagtaacgAATCAGCCCACAAAGCTGAATttatgagagaaaaaaaaaagagtaaccTTGGAAGATTCACGACGAATGTAAAgcgtcatcttcttcttcttcttcttcttcttcttgtgacAATCAGTTCCATACTACTTCAATCAAATTGGGTCAACATCATACCTCAGAACCAAACACTCAACAAAGACTCGaccttttttttaaaagaaattattagtCTTTGAGCTTCTCGATGGAGAAAGGTCGGATTTTTAGCCGGACCCGGATTCGTTGGGTCAACGACCAAAGAAGGTCAAGACAAGATCTGAGAAGGAGAGATGAAACGAAAGAGAAAAAAGTTACAGAGTGTAAAGAAGATGTCAAGTAGAACTGAAGAATCTGAGAAACCAAGCCCTAGATTTAAAAAGGCACGCAGAAACGGTTGATTtgtatttaaacatttttaaaaacaaaataatgtttGAAATTTGGAGGAGAaattatatgaataataaatgaattttcatttttcatttttatttcgtgtggttttaaatttttaatattttttttgtttttaaaaaaatattttttatcagaaaaaattgtaatatcataataagtcagcgttaaaaaaaattataaaaaaacattcttTTTTGTTGAAGACTCTACTTCTAATATTTTCCagtatatgtatttattaatGAGTCTATCAGGTTGATTGCTAGAAATAAATGGTgatgatattataatttcttttataatttgtttcttACTAATTTAGCTATTGATGAAAGCTTGATTGAACTCAAAACAATGTTACtgcatatttgtatttttttcccCTCGTTGTtgagttttaattattttaaatcaattaaattttccaaaagtaaaaatctgaaatcctatgaaacaaaacaaaacaaaagtcattattttaaCTGGgtttgaacaaaacaaaaaaatacgcAAGCAAATGGGAAATGCTCATATAAGAAAAAAGTCATTTAAGTTTCTTTATAGGAAAAGTAATCAGTATTGAAAGTCAATCATCAACCGTTCcattaaattttggttttccaAATACATACACTTGTTTTTAGGATTGGTAACTCGTTAACACATTGTGGTTGCCTTTATTGTTCTTTAGTGTTCACCCTCGTCTTTCTATTCTAGAAAGTAAAAACATCTTGCAATGATTGATGCTGTATTTCTTATTGTAATACCTTTTCATGTGTGCATGAGGCTATTTCAGCAAGCTATTTCAGCAAGCTACTTCTCCAATGTTTTTGTTAATACTGGGAAACAACATCTAGCTATAGATGACTCAATCAGTAAAATATCAATTATGATCAAAGCTCCCTTGGCCAATAAAATATCCTTGAAAGAAAACACAGTCTTATCGCtgaatatattgaaaatttatagaACCAAAAAGTAATGGTCACGAGATGAAGAATCCACCAACCGTTATTGCcgctttattttaaaatttcgaaGGTGATGTCTAGTGATTAGAGTTAGCTGTGGCCAATGGCAACTTAATACTCATAAAGGTTCATTAACAAatagtacaaaaaaaaaacttgttacAAGGTTTAAATATCAATTCAGGATTAATTCTATACGTGGTAGGATATGATTTGGAGGAGCATGTGGGTAAGGAAGGGGTAAAGCAGCGAAGCATGTCTGTCACATGCTCAGTTGAGTTGTCTGTATATCCACAATTAATTTTATCATGAACCGTGTTTAAGCTATATATCTGTTTTTTACTTAACTGCTGAATATATGTTTCGCAATTAATTGCTCAGACCTTGGATTGATCATATTCTCAAAGGCTGACTGAAAATTTGGTATCTTATGacaattgtttttcttttgctaactaATTTTTTTGCCCCACCTAATTTCCATGTAAAATACACATCTTTGTGATGATTTCATGTTCCCCAACTGAAAAACTAATACCAGTATAAGTACTCTTgacaacaaatatattttacgTAGAAAAGATATATTATGTAGAAAGCTCTCAGCTTACGATATGTTAAATGTTATATGTAAGCTTATTAttgatgataaatatatatacaactatACGGCCAAATACTTTGTTGATGGACATGTCTATATTATAGATTTTGGAAGAAAAAACCGACATAGCATATGAGTGTAAAACCTAACCTTTCCCCTAAATAACAAACAGAATAGACCCCTATTTCCATCATAATATAAACATATCATATGAGTTGTAGAACCTAACCTTTCCGCTTTCCCCTCAAGAACAAACAGTTATAGATAGGAAACAGACCCCTATTTCCCACCTATGACAAGTTGACAACGACTTCCCATTTCTCCTTTTCCCCTAAACCAAAGGGGATGTCTGCCAAGTGAAAACAAACAACGTCCGCATGGAACACAACCACAACGCAAACGCAGACACCGAACAGATCGTTTTATTGGAGTTACAACTGCGAGGTAGTTTTCCTGGGGTGGCCTGAGTCTGATAACTGTAGGATATATGCTCTCACACTCATCTGAATATGGGTTGGGCCGACGggtaagaaaaacataatatcCAGCATATTTGGGCCTCGACCCGAATATAATCCAGGCCCATTATTCAgtcaatttttgtttcaaacTGTTTTATCGTTCCTAAAAGACCATTCTACTGGTGTGGACACCACAAATTCACTTCAATGGCCGCGATGGTCGGATTCCACCTCTCCTGCTCCAAACCaatctccttctcctcctcaaTCTCCTCACCACCGGACTCTCTCCGCTCAAaactctctctcctctctctaaaCCCCTCTCTGCAACCGCGAAAATCAACCGTCATCCGCATGGGCGGCGGTCCGAGAACGTTCCCCGGCGGCGTATCAAAGTGGCAGTGGAAGAGGATGCAGGCGAAGAAGCAGAAACAGCTCCTCAAGGCGCGTTTATCCCGCGAACGCCAGATCTACGAGATGCGCAAACGCGCGGAGCTGAAAGCTGCGGTGGCCGAGCTCGAGCGGCCGTGGGAGCCGGTTCAGAAACCCCCGAATCTGTTCTCGGTCTGCGCCGACGAGCAGGTTAAGGTTCTAGCGGACCGGTTTCAGAAACCGGGCGGGTTTGATCTCTGGACCGATAGGGATGGCCCGCAGCTGTTTGACGCCGGCGTTGGTGATGATTTGCCTTCCGCTAGGTTCTTCCCTAAAGGTGTCGTTCACAGCGTGAAACCGTACCGGAGCTTACCGGTCTCCGGTGAGTCTGACGGAGAAGAGGGTTCGAGGAAACGGGAAGGAGTCGGTGGAGCGCGTCGTGGTCGGAGGGTGAGGAAGGAAGATGAAGGGAAGAGGGTGGAGAATCGTGTTGTGAGTGGCGGGAAATCAAGAAACGGAAGAAGGTCGTCTCAGGTATACGATATGACTTTGCAGAACGATGGGAGATACGAAGTTGGATCTTAGTTTCTAAGTAGTGTGTCTTAGTTGCTGTCTTTTATATAATCAGTACGATGTCTGTCTGAACATAAACTTGTCTATAAAAGTCTACTCACAGATTGAGCTTTATTTAGTATTATACTATCTCTTGTTTCTCTCAGGTTGTTGTGTACGAAAACAAATCATAAGACTTTGCAGTGTTGTTCTGTTCGCAATTAAGGTATTACTTATGTAACAAGAGAAGATTTGTTTGCAATGTAACTTTTGCCTCATCCATGTTCTTTTCCTCATAACTAATGTTAAAAGTTATAACTAATGCATAAAGTCTATATAACAAATGAAAAGTAGCTTCGACAAACCACATTGTCCATGACCTTGGGGATACTAAAGTTAGAGGATGGTTGAAACAGGAAATAGAATGAAAACAGGAGTGTCCAACAACTAAATTACCTGTTGGAATGTTATTGGAGCATCAGCGATGTGACTCAGATTATCTAAGGTGAACTTAACAATGCTCATACAAGGTGCTTGAATGTCACTATCCCCGAGCTACTTCTCATTTTCATTTGCACTATTCCCTAGCCTTACTGTGTATTATCTTTCACTTTCTAGAATCTTTGTTGATTGCTAAATGAACAAGAAAGCTGTTGTACTATTGCTTCGCTTACAGAATATATTTGATGACTACCAGTTTAAAGGAGAATAAGACTTGAATtttaattgttaaaataaagTACAATCTAATTTGTCATTGTTCATGCATATGATGCTATTGTTCATTGTATATGAATTGTTAAACAAGATAGAATGAATACATTCGTCATGAAAATTTGACAAAAGCAAGCTGTGGCTAATTTCTTAAAGCACTATCTTGTTTTGCTTGCACGATATTGATtaaagttctttttttcttctatatgaTAATGAAATGGtctaaagtattttttttttttttttgtaactgtggTCTAAAGTAAAAAAAGTTTCTCTTGATAATGGCTTGATCCTCAATTCACTTTCTCGCCACTGTTACTTGTTTAGTGTGGTGCATTAGTCTTGATAAACAATCGTTACTATTCCTTGCCGAGTCTCTTTGTCTGCTCTGATTGGTTAGCATTTTACTGACGTTCAATTTTGTCATCTTTAGATCTTGACGGTAACATCTTCCGGTTCATCGACCTTATGCATGGTGCTTCTTATCATGTACAGCCATTTGTGTTGGCATGTGACCCACTTCTACTGTTTTCAGCAGTGATTAACCATGACAGACTGTATTGTAATGAGGAGCAACGCACATGAAGTAGATGATTAGTGGAAGTTACAGTATTTTCCACCAAATCAATTTGTTTGAAAGTCTTTTGTTACCAGTGAGGACCATGTGAAAGTAGTAGCCTCACTTTCACTGAAGTGGTGGTCCTACTTCCCTAGGCATCACACGTTATTTTTCCTAAGGTGGTGAATAAATACATGAAAAATAGACCATTCATTGGGAGATGCCGATCATTTACATAGTCATTACATGCTAACCTGGGCTAAGTCTTGCTAAAAGATTCTCTTTATCTTTTTACTACTTTCTTTGGTTGGTATTGCTCAAGTATggacaaaatatttgtaaaatttgattttgaaaatccGTAACTTTATGAAACAAATCTATACCAATAttcaacatttttaaaaatgaggcaaatcttattattattatttataaacgaaaattttaaactttggtAATaactactattttattttatttaaaaaaaagaattgtaaactAATTCATTTCGTTGGAACCATCGATATCGACTCCATGTCCATCTCTAGTATTGATTATTGTAGATGATTTAGTCAATAGTGCTTACAGCACTTTGGGGAGAGGTCTATCCACTTTCCTCTGATATAGCCACAAAATCCCATTCAATACAAGATAGGAGTTGACTctttgtaataaatatttgaatgctATTGGAGCGTATAAAATGAATAAGATTTGGAAaatatgtgtggattttgattaGCTATTGCAAATCTATTGTACGGCGACAACTTCCCCATGCCTGATAAGAGGCTAAATTTTCTTTGATCTCAGGACCGTAGAATTATCTTTTCTAGAAAAGCCATTCAAATCACTATATGTAGTGGACGATTGTCTTGAAATATATACTGTAATTGATGTCTATAACTTTATATCATAGGATTCAAAGCTTAaagctttttgttttattttttttatatgactAATGCTTAGCTGATATGCTTTTTCTTTTCACGAGTGTAGTGAAGTAAAATGATCATGTAAGAAATTTGGCTTTGAACTGTGATGTGTTGccgtttaattttttgtgatcgTTGGATGTTAGGTTTGAATATCATACAGTGTGGGAACTGAGTACTAAGGTATAATAATACAACTTCTTAGGAGAAGTGGATAAGGAAGCATTCAACTTATTGGGCTAAgcatttgattgtttttaattaaagtaAAAGCATCTTGATCGTagttggggggggg from Raphanus sativus cultivar WK10039 unplaced genomic scaffold, ASM80110v3 Scaffold0181, whole genome shotgun sequence carries:
- the LOC108844404 gene encoding uncharacterized protein LOC108844404 encodes the protein MAAMVGFHLSCSKPISFSSSISSPPDSLRSKLSLLSLNPSLQPRKSTVIRMGGGPRTFPGGVSKWQWKRMQAKKQKQLLKARLSRERQIYEMRKRAELKAAVAELERPWEPVQKPPNLFSVCADEQVKVLADRFQKPGGFDLWTDRDGPQLFDAGVGDDLPSARFFPKGVVHSVKPYRSLPVSGESDGEEGSRKREGVGGARRGRRVRKEDEGKRVENRVVSGGKSRNGRRSSQVYDMTLQNDGRYEVGS